The DNA region CTTCGAGCCCGGTGAGCTCGACGGGCTCAAGGCCCGTTACCCGGAGATCCGGGCCGCTCAGCGCGAGCATCCGGTCGGGGCGGCCCGGCTCAGCGCGTTCTCGGTGATGCTGGAGATGCTGACCAAACCTCCGGTGAAGACGGCATCGCGGGAAGAGCAGATGCGCGCCGTCGAGGCCGACGGCGTGATGGGTGCGTTGAACTGGGGCGATGTGTTCTTCGATATCGAAGCCAACTGGATGGCCACCCGCTTGTACGGAGAGGCGGTGGCGCGCATCGTCACCGATCCCGTGACCGCACGGGCGTTGACCCCCAGTCATCCCTTCGGGTGCAAGCGGCCGATCATCGACCAGGGCTACTACGAAACGTTCAACCGCGACAACGTGGCCCTGGTCGATCTGCGCGAGGATCCGATCGTCACTGTTCGGCCGGACGGCATCGAAACGTGCCACGGCCTGCACGAACTCGATGTCATCATCTATGCGACCGGGTTCGACGCGATGACCGGCGCGCTGTCGCGCATCGACGTGCGCGGCCGCGGCGGGCAGTCGCTGCGCGAATTCTGGACCCAGGAGGGCCCGTTGAGTTATCTCGGGATCGCGGTGGCGGGTTTCCCCAATCTGTTCATCGTGCAGGGTCCCGGCAGCCCCTCGGCGGCAACGAACTTCGTCGCCGCGCTGGAGCAACACGTGGAGTGGATCGGTGACTGCGTCGGGTATCTGCGGGAGAACGGCTTGCGCACCATCGAGGCATTGCCCGACGCACAGCGTGACTGGATCGACCACACCACCGCACTGGTCGAGCACACGGTGCTGGTCCACCCGTCGTGTCAGTCTTGGTACAACGGCGGCAATGTGCCCGGGAAGAAGCGCATGTACATGGGCTACACCGCCGGCATCCCCGAGTACCGCCGCCGCTGCGACGAGATCGTCCGGGACGGTTACACCGGATTCATGCTGGCATGACCGTGACCGGGCCGGTGTCACGCGGTCGCGCGCCGTACGAGTCGATGATCCGGGTCCGGACCACCTGCAGCTCGGTGCTCAGCTCATGCTCGTCGGCGACGACCACCCATTGGAACGCGATCCCAAACACTGCCGCGGTGATGTCGCGGACCGCGGTGTCGAGGTCCACGTCGGCACGCACGGACCCGTCGGCGATGCCGGTGCGCAGTCCTGCCTCGACGTTGGCCGCGCCGCTGCGCAATTGTGCGTGGACCCGCCCGCGCAGTGGTGATGTGGTCTTGACCGCCTCGAAGGTCGCGACGAACATCGCTCTGAGCAGTGCCGGATCGGCACAGTAGATCTCCTCGATGCGGTCGAAGTGCGCGAGTACCTGGGCCATCCCGTCGGTGTTCGGGTCGGGATCGGGGTTCAGACGCTTGACGTATTCGCCGAGGAACTCCTCAAGAATGACGTCCTTGCTGCCGTACCGGGCGTGCACCATCGCGCGGCTGTATCCGGCGCGACGCCCGATTTCGGCGGCAGTCGTTGCTTCCCAACCTTTTTCGACGATCAGATCAGCGGCAGCTCGTAACATGCGCCGGTTGGAGATTTCGACGCGCTGGGATTGGCTGAGTCCACGCCCGGGCGGAGGCACCCTTGAATGTTAGACCGCCGACAACTAACTTAGTTGTTCAGCGTCAAATTATTGGAGGTCGAGGGTGACCATC from Mycobacterium sp. SMC-4 includes:
- a CDS encoding NAD(P)/FAD-dependent oxidoreductase; protein product: MTAEPRCSDQLAGCFDAIVIGAGFSGLYALHRLRELGCRVHVLEKADDVGGTWLVNRYPGARCDIESIEYSYSFSDEIQQEWVWTETMPAQPEIEAYLHFVADRLDLRGDITFGAEVVSMTFDERDAVWTLGLLSGETVTTHHIVAATGILSTPLEPAIPGMETFAGTSLHSSRWPRGGIDLSGGRVGVIGTGSTGVQLIPVVAREARTLTVFQRSPAYTLPWEVRAFEPGELDGLKARYPEIRAAQREHPVGAARLSAFSVMLEMLTKPPVKTASREEQMRAVEADGVMGALNWGDVFFDIEANWMATRLYGEAVARIVTDPVTARALTPSHPFGCKRPIIDQGYYETFNRDNVALVDLREDPIVTVRPDGIETCHGLHELDVIIYATGFDAMTGALSRIDVRGRGGQSLREFWTQEGPLSYLGIAVAGFPNLFIVQGPGSPSAATNFVAALEQHVEWIGDCVGYLRENGLRTIEALPDAQRDWIDHTTALVEHTVLVHPSCQSWYNGGNVPGKKRMYMGYTAGIPEYRRRCDEIVRDGYTGFMLA
- a CDS encoding TetR/AcrR family transcriptional regulator is translated as MPPPGRGLSQSQRVEISNRRMLRAAADLIVEKGWEATTAAEIGRRAGYSRAMVHARYGSKDVILEEFLGEYVKRLNPDPDPNTDGMAQVLAHFDRIEEIYCADPALLRAMFVATFEAVKTTSPLRGRVHAQLRSGAANVEAGLRTGIADGSVRADVDLDTAVRDITAAVFGIAFQWVVVADEHELSTELQVVRTRIIDSYGARPRDTGPVTVMPA